Proteins encoded in a region of the Halosimplex halophilum genome:
- a CDS encoding TrmB family transcriptional regulator, whose translation MASLRDLGLSEYEARAYRALLESGPTTAKELSRASDVPMGRIYDVLNSLETQSLARSQTASRPKKYVAVESDTALDRLLDSKKRELERQAEQYEDIVDDLTDELDGAEPVEEPFWTASVGAAEALDLLVERLTAADERIVVVASAPVQQFDIDDVAARVTAALEDALERGVSVSVLLTPEMVDALPEAVGERYREALQPHANFETRTSANVTGTFEIVDDTEVCIEVPHPLTEDETLAVIDLKDPEFAADIAAEFGPRWEEARELRL comes from the coding sequence GGGGCCCACGACGGCGAAGGAGCTCTCGCGGGCGAGCGACGTACCGATGGGGCGGATCTACGACGTGCTCAACAGCCTGGAGACACAGAGCCTGGCGCGCAGCCAGACGGCGAGCCGGCCGAAGAAGTACGTCGCCGTCGAGTCCGACACGGCGCTGGACCGGCTGCTCGACAGCAAGAAACGGGAGCTCGAACGGCAGGCCGAGCAGTACGAGGACATCGTCGACGACCTGACCGACGAACTCGACGGGGCCGAACCGGTCGAGGAGCCGTTCTGGACGGCCAGCGTCGGCGCCGCGGAGGCGCTGGATCTCCTGGTCGAGCGGCTGACGGCGGCCGACGAGCGGATCGTCGTCGTCGCCTCCGCCCCGGTCCAGCAGTTCGACATCGACGACGTGGCCGCCCGCGTCACCGCCGCGCTGGAGGACGCCCTCGAGCGGGGGGTGTCGGTGTCGGTCCTGCTGACCCCGGAGATGGTCGACGCGCTCCCCGAGGCGGTCGGCGAGCGCTACCGCGAGGCGCTCCAGCCCCACGCGAACTTCGAGACGCGGACGAGCGCGAACGTCACCGGCACCTTCGAGATCGTCGACGACACCGAGGTCTGCATCGAGGTCCCCCACCCGCTCACCGAGGACGAGACGCTCGCGGTCATCGACCTCAAGGACCCCGAGTTCGCGGCCGACATCGCCGCCGAGTTCGGCCCCCGCTGGGAGGAGGCCCGCGAGTTGCGCCTCTGA